One window from the genome of Diospyros lotus cultivar Yz01 chromosome 11, ASM1463336v1, whole genome shotgun sequence encodes:
- the LOC127812499 gene encoding uncharacterized protein LOC127812499, with translation MRGRSSRQAGSVNGGMDHQIAKIEKLKDEQPHLSGAYIRSLVKQLTSSRTTKDPASPGRDGDSSFPSAEAQPSPPPPQPHKKQVRRRLHTTRPYQERLLNMAEARREIVTALKFHRAAMKQANQQQQQPPPPPPSQAPPPPSAVQQGKLNYLENFPYSTAPCCSPQNPYSWPAAVPQIPPPAIADNLNNLPLPDQTLGLNLNFHDFNNLETSTLYLNSNNPLIYSPSLSPSPSSSSAAAAASLTVDDVAEPRGVGLHAAMDDEEMAEIRSIGEKHQMEWNDTMNLVTSAWWFKFLKNSEIGEEQKEKGEDQEQETETDGYRPFEEAVEFPAWMNIVNDDGYCLHQRYSNDHCLDDDLQDPALPCVDIGEIEGMDAEWLA, from the exons atgaggggaAGATCTTCACGGCAAGCTGGAAGCGTCAACGGCGGAATGGATCATCAGattgccaaaattgaaaagCTCAAGGATGAACAGCCCCATCTCTCCGGCGCCTACATCCGCAGCCTCGTCAAGCAGCTAACCTCTTCCAGAACCACCAAGGACCCCGCTAGCCCCGGCCGCGACGGCGACTCCTCATTCCCTTCCGCTGAGGCGCAGCCATCGCCGCCGCCGCCCCAACCGCACAAGAAGCAAGTTCGTCGGAGGCTTCACACCACCCGGCCTTACCAGGAAAGGCTCCTGAACATGGCCGAGGCCAGGCGGGAGATCGTCACAGCTCTCAAGTTCCATAGAGCGGCAATGAAACAAGCTAACCAACAACAGCAgcagccgccgccgccgccgccgtcaCAAGCGCCGCCACCCCCATCGGCAGTACAACAAGGAAAATTAAACTACTTAGAAAACTTCCCCTACTCAACCGCTCCATGTTGCTCTCCCCAAAATCCTTACTCCTGGCCGGCGGCCGTTCCTCAGATTCCTCCTCCGGCAATCGCCGATAACCTCAATAACCTGCCACTTCCGGACCAAACCCTGGGCCTGAACCTCAATTTCCACGACTTCAACAACCTGGAAACCAGTACTCTTTACCTTAACAGTAACAACCCGTTAATCTACTCACCCTCCTTGTCCCCATCACCGTCATCGTCATCGGCGGCTGCGGCGGCGTCTCTTACCGTCGACGATGTTGCAGAGCCCAGAGGCGTAGGTTTGCACGCTGCAATGGACGACGAGGAGATGGCGGAGATCAGGTCGATCGGAGAAAAGCATCAGATGGAGTGGAACGACACCATGAATTTGGTGACGTCGGCGTGGTGGTTCAAGTTCTTGAAGAATTCGGAAATTGGGGAGGAGCAGAAAGAGAAAGGTGAAGATCaagaacaagaaacagaaaCGGACGGGTATCGGCCGTTTGAGGAAGCGGTGGAATTTCCGGCGTGGATGAATATTGTAAACGACGACGGCTACTGCTTGCACCAGCGTTATTCCAATGATCACTGCTTGGATGACGACTTGCAAGATCCTGCTTTGCCATG TGTCGATATCGGAGAGATTGAAGGGATGGACGCAGAATGGTTAGCCTGa